Proteins encoded together in one Prunus dulcis chromosome 3, ALMONDv2, whole genome shotgun sequence window:
- the LOC117622026 gene encoding receptor-like protein EIX2 translates to MGHNSASIQLVLLILLSGILHLETIKLGFCSAADHNVKCMDIERKALLKLKQGLTDPSDRLSSWVGEDCCKWSGVGCNNITGRVNRLDLRNRHKIGGLDGDGAAGNAFGFGGEINPSLLVLKDLVYLDLSMNNFGGVQLPSFIGSLEKLTYLNLSGASFGGTIPPNLGNLSRLLYLDLSNYLFEPVENDLHWLRLATFSSLKYLNLEGVDLSKAASYWLPTVNMLPSLVELHLPFCRLSILPLTLPSINFTSLLVLDLSGNGFNSTIPPWMFNLTELVHLHLKSNNLHGELTETFGSLTSLQTLDLSENSDIGGQLPRNLGRLCSLQTLRLSINKITGEITNFIDTLSACTNSRLETLNLGYNRLTGKLPDSLGYLKSLRYLTLWDNSFHGSIPKSIGNLTSLEEFYLARNQMSGIIPESLGQLSSLVALDISENTWEGFITGAHLAKLRGLKDVSIEKASSNISLVFDIPSDWIPPFKLRYLNIRSCQLGPKFPTWLRNQTELTIVVLNNALISDTIPDWFSQLDLQLSKLDVAYNQLSGRVPNSLRFSNSSTVDLSSNRFEGPLPLWSSNITMLYLRDNMFSGPIPHNIGEVMPFLSDLDISRNSLSGRIPLSLTNMSQLTTMVISNNHLSGQIPHFWNKIPLLYIVDVSNNSLSGSIPRSLGSLTLLNFLILSSNNFSGEVPSLRNCTDMKSLDLSDNKFSGPIPASIGENMLSLLILSLRLNSFTGNIPSQLCGLSNLHILDLSHNNLSGKIPQCIGNLSGFKSELTDKDTSSYQGKLEVVSKGRVLVYDSILYLVNSVDLSDNNLSGEMPVGLTRLLMLGTLNLSMNHLTGNIPEKIGNLERIETLDLSTNKLSGSIPQSMVSLTFLNHLNLSYNNLSGRIPTGNQFQTLVDLSIYEGNTALCGYPLPSCQDDSGEAPQVPSGDGEDDDESEFKRLGFIISIVIGFIVGFWGVCGTLVIKKSWRYAYFHFLDKVKDALLRFVTSIGTFLHKSS, encoded by the coding sequence ATGGGTCACAACAGTGCTTCCATCCAACTTGTTTTGCTAATTTTACTGTCAGGAATTCTACACCTTGAAACCATTAAACTTGGTTTCTGCAGTGCTGCTGATCACAACGTAAAATGCATGGATATAGAGAGAAAAGCCCTTCTCAAGCTCAAACAAGGCCTTACAGATCCTTCGGACCGGCTTTCATCTTGGGTGGGAGAAGATTGCTGTAAATGGAGTGGTGTAGGCTGCAACAACATAACTGGACGTGTCAACAGGCTCGATCTTCGCAATCGCCATAAAATAGGTGGGTTGGATGGTGATGGAGCAGCAGGGAATGCATTTGGATTTGGTGGTGAGATCAACCCTTCTTTGCTTGTTTTGAAAGATTTGGTTTACTTGGATTTGAGCATGAATAACTTTGGAGGTGTCCAGCTTCCAAGTTTCATTGGATCACTAGAGAAACTTACATACCTCAATCTCTCTGGTGCATCTTTTGGTGGAACCATTCCCCCCAATCTTGGAAACCTCTCAAGGTTGCTTTATCTTGATCTCAGTAATTACCTTTTTGAACCAGTTGAGAATGATCTCCACTGGCTAAGGCTTGCAactttttcttccttaaaGTACCTTAACTTGGAAGGAGTTGACCTTTCCAAGGCTGCATCATATTGGCTTCCCACTGTTAATATGCTCCCTTCCCTTGTTGAATTGCATTTGCCCTTTTGTAGACTTTCCATCCTTCCTCTCACTCTTCCTTCCATCAATTTCACATCCCTTTTGGTTCTTGATCTCTCTGGCAATGGTTTCAACTCCACGATACCTCCCTGGATGTTTAATCTGACTGAACTAGTCCACCTTCACCTAAAGTCCAACAATCTCCATGGAGAACTCACAGAAACATTTGGTAGTTTGACATCTCTCCAGACGCTTGATTTATCAGAGAATTCAGACATTGGAGGTCAGTTGCCAAGAAACTTGGGAAGGCTATGCAGTTTGCAGACGCTAAGACTTTCTATCAACAAAATTACTGGTGAAATTACTAATTTCATTGATACGTTGTCTGCATGCACAAACAGCCGCTTAGAGACATTGAATTTGGGATATAACAGACTGACAGGAAAACTGCCTGATTCTTTGGGATACCTTAAAAGCTTAAGATACCTCACATTGTGGGACAACTCATTTCACGGTTCAATCCCGAAATCGATTGGAAACTTAACATCTTTGGAGGAGTTTTACCTCGCAAGAAATCAAATGAGTGGGATCATCCCAGAAAGTCTCGGGCAGCTCTCATCGCTGGTTGCACTAGATATCTCTGAAAACACATGGGAAGGTTTCATAACAGGAGCTCATTTGGCGAAACTTCGAGGCTTAAAAGATGTATCAATTGAAAAAGCTTCGTCAAACATTTCCTTAGTTTTCGACATACCTTCTGATTGGATACCTCCTTTCAAATTGAGATACTTGAACATTAGATCATGCCAACTGGGTCCCAAATTTCCTACATGGCTCAGAAATCAGACTGAGCTGACCATAGTGGTACTCAATAATGCTTTGATTTCAGACACCATACCAGATTGGTTTTCGCAGTTGGATTTGCAATTGAGTAAACTAGATGTCGCTTATAATCAACTAAGCGGCAGGGTGCCCAACTCATTAAGATTCAGCAATTCTTCCACCGTTGATTTGAGTTCAAACAGGTTTGAGGGCCCCCTCCCACTCTGGTCATCAAACATCACCATGCTGTATCTTAGAGATAATATGTTTTCAGGACCAATTCCTCATAACATTGGTGAAGTGATGCCCTTTCTGTCAGATCTAGACATTTCTAGGAACTCTTTGAGTGGAAGAATTCCCCTGTCCCTTACTAATATGAGCCAATTAACAACCATGGTTATCTCAAACAACCACTTGTCTGGTCAGATTCCTCATTTTTGGAACAAAATACCATTATTGTATATTGTAGATGTGTCAAACAACAGTCTCTCCGGTTCAATCCCAAGATCCTTAGGCTCTCTTACTTTACTCAACTTCTTGATCCTCTCTAGCAACAACTTTTCAGGTGAAGTTCCTTCCTTGAGAAACTGCACTGACATGAAGAGTCTTGATCTTAGTGACAACAAGTTTTCTGGACCGATTCCGGCTTCCATAGGAGAAAACATGCTCTCTTTGTTGATTTTAAGTTTGAGGCTCAACTCGTTTACTGGAAACATACCTTCACAGTTATGTGGCCTTTCCAATCTCCACATACTGGACCTCTCACACAACAATCTCTCTGGAAAAATTCCACAGTGCATAGGTAATTTGAGTGGCTTCAAATCTGAGCTCACAGACAAAGATACAAGCAGTTATCAGGGAAAACTGGAGGTGGTGTCAAAAGGAAGAGTGCTTGTATATGACTCCATCCTTTACCTTGTTAATAGTGTTGATCTCTCAGACAATAACTTGTCAGGAGAGATGCCTGTGGGACTGACAAGACTTTTAATGTTGGGCACTTTGAATTTGTCCATGAATCATTTGACAGGAAATATCCCAGAAAAGATCGGAAACTTGGAGCGGATAGAAACTCTTGATCTatcaacaaacaaactttCAGGTTCAATTCCACAGAGCATGGTTTCTTTAACATTTTTGAATCATCTCAACCTGTCATACAATAACTTGTCTGGGAGAATTCCAACAGGCAACCAGTTTCAGACCCTGGTTGATCTATCAATTTACGAGGGCAATACCGCTCTTTGCGGGTATCCATTACCCAGTTGCCAAGACGACAGTGGAGAAGCACCTCAAGTTCCAAGTGGAGATGGagaggatgatgatgaaagTGAATTTAAAAGGCTAGGGTTCATCATCAGCATAGTGATAGGTTTCATTGTAGGGTTCTGGGGAGTTTGTGGGACTTTGGTCATCAAGAAGTCCTGGAGATATGCCTATTTCCACTTCCTTGACAAAGTGAAAGATGCTCTCCTTCGTTTTGTCACATCCATTGGAACTTTTCTGCACAAAAGCTCATAG
- the LOC117620996 gene encoding uncharacterized RNA methyltransferase pc1998, with protein MPLCFLSVCPPPPPLITCHFSPSAVRAPPAVSAPAPASAAPSRSLSPNATPPPSLTCALHCPHFESCSGCTHEFNLHRPVIVDEATEFFKAVGVSDFTFDSCKLWGWRCRAKLAVRGSSENPLIGLYQEGTHNVVDIPQCKAHHPSINAAVQLLKQGITELSIEPYDEDEGTGDLRYVQMAVTTHDTSLPASERYKNGKVQVALVWNSRNENSPNSEKLNALANFIWRNGGTRSKVNLVHSVWANFQTSTNNIIFGNRWRHLLGERDFWEHVGGIDISLAPSSFGQANTRAFDTLLRKLQRYVPQGSSVADLYAGAGAIGLSLAVTRKCRSVRCIEINKESKLSFEKTVDRLPNLVDSSISWHLADTSKEPLSWITGSDVLVVDPPRKGLDASLVDALRSISSAEYKAKSSSESSSSKEKDEKRPWMLRAREASVQIGSKITSEDSKTLPRTLIYISCGWESFKEDCELLLSSKAWKLEKAHGYNFFPGTQSIEVLAVFKRGQGVSLKKKKLGKKKKRL; from the exons ATGCCTCTGTGCTTCCTCTCCGTATgtcctcctccacctccactcATTACCTGCCACTTTTCCCCAAGCGCAGTGCGCGCTCCACCTGCTGTTTCAGCTCCAGCCCCAGCTTCAGCAGCTCCTTCTCGCTCGTTAAGCCCCAACGCAACCCCTCCGCCCTCGCTAACCTGCGCCCTCCACTGCCCACACTTCGAATC GTGCTCCGGGTGTACCCACGAGTTCAATCTCCACCGTCCGGTCATCGTTGACGAGGCTACAGAGTTCTTCAAGGCCGTTGGAGTCTCAGATTTTACATTTGACAGTTGCAAACTG TGGGGATGGAGGTGTCGGGCAAAATTAGCCGTTCGTGGCTCATCAGAAAACCCTCTGATTGGGCTTTATCAGGAGGGCACTCATAATGTAGTAGATATTCCTCAATGCAAAG CTCATCATCCAAGTATTAACGCCGCGGTGCAGCTGCTTAAACAAG GTATTACTGAACTAAGCATTGAGCCATATGATGAAGATGAGGGGACGGGTGATTTACGTTATGTGCAG ATGGCCGTGACAACACATGATACATCTCTTCCTGCCTCTGAAAGATATAAAAATG GTAAAGTGCAGGTAGCTTTAGTTTGGAACtcaagaaatgaaaattccCCAAATTCAGAAAAACTGAATGCCTTGGCCAAT TTTATATGGAGAAATGGTGGGACAAGAAGCAAAGTCAATCTGGTTCACTCTGTATGGGCCAACTTTCAGACATCAACAAACAAT ATAATTTTTGGGAACAGATGGAGACATCTTTTAGGAGAAAGAGACTTCTGGGAACATGTTGGAGGAATTGATATCTCCTTGGCTCCATCCAGTTTTGGCCAAGCAAACACACGG GCTTTTGATACCTTGCTCCGGAAGTTACAAAGGTATGTCCCTCAAGGATCATCTGTAGCTGACTTGTATGCAGGAGCTGGTGCAATTGGATTATCATTAGCTGTGACAAGAAAATGCAG GTCTGTTAGGTGCATCGAGATTAACAAAGAATCAAAACTATCCTTTGAGAAGACAGTTGACCGGCTGCCAAACTTAGTAGATAGCAGTATCAGCTGGCATCTTGCAGATACTTCTAAA GAACCTCTTTCTTGGATCACGGGATCAGATGTACTTGTTGTGGATCCTCCTAGAAAGGGACTGGATGCATCTCTTGTTGATGCATTGCGGAGTATATCTTCAGCTGAGTATAAAGCTAAGTCATCCTCAGAGAG TTCAAgctcaaaagaaaaggatgagAAGAGACCATGGATGCTCCGCGCAAGAGAAGCTTCAGTTCAGATTGGGAGCAAAATAACTTCAGAGGATAGCAAAACATTGCCTCGAACCCTTATTTATATTAGTTGTGGATGGGAAAGCTTCAAAGAG GATTGCGAGTTGTTATTGTCTAGCAAGGCATGGAAGTTGGAAAAAGCCCATGGATATAATTTTTTCCCTGGAACCCAGAG CATTGAGGTTTTAGCTGTGTTCAAGAGGGGCCAAGGTGTCAGcctaaagaaaaagaaattaggaaagaagaagaaacgcTTGTGA
- the LOC117620995 gene encoding chloride channel protein CLC-b isoform X1, with the protein MEENSNQCAAESAAIPLNMEGESNDGEERDPESISLSQPLLRRNRTLSSSPLAIVGAKVSYIESLDYEINENDLFKHDWRSRSKVQVLQYIFLKWILAFLVGLLTGIIATLINLAVENIAGYKLLAAVSFIEKERYLMGFIYLAGANLLLTTVASVLCVCFAPTAAGPGIPEIKAYLNGVDTPNMFGATTMIVKVGWLLQIECCLKIISIIGSIGAVSAGLDLGKEGPLVHIGSCIASLLGQGGPDNHCIKWRWLRYFNNDRDRRDLITCGAASGVCAAFRAPVGGVLFALEEVATWWRSALLWRTFFSTAIVVMVLRTFIEICNAGGCGLFGKGGLIMFDVSTVTVTYHMMDIIPVVVIGIIGGVLGSLYNFFLHKILRLYNLINQKGKVHKLLLSLSVSLFTSACLYGLPFLVECTPCDSSLAESVCPTNEGSGNFKQFNCPDGHYNDLATLLLATNDDAVRNIFSTTTSTEYHPISLLIFFALYCILGLFTFGIAVPTGLFLPIILMGSAYGRMLGIAMKSYTSIDQGLFAVLGAASLMAGSMRMTVSLCVIFLELTNNLLLLPITMIVLLIAKTVGDSFNPSIYEIILHLKGLPFLDAHPEPWMRNLTVGELADAKLPVVTLRGIETVERIVEVLRNTTHNGFPVIDDGVVPPVGLAVGATEVHGLILRAHLVHVLKKKWFQREKRRTEEWEVREKFTWVELAEREGKIEEVAVTSEEMEMYVDLHPLTNTTPYTVMESMSVAKAMVLFRQLGLRHLLIVPKYEAAGVPPVVGILTRQDLIAYNILNAFPHLTKPTSREKGN; encoded by the exons ATGGAGGAAAATTCAAACCAATGTGCAGCAGAATCAGCTGCAATTCCTCTCAACATGGAAGGAGAATCTAATGATGGGGAAGAAAGAGATCCAGAAAGCATTTCACTGAGCCAACCACTCCTCCGGAGAAACCGGACACTCTCTTCCAGTCCACTGGCTATAGTTGGAGCAAAAGTCTCCTACATAGAGAGCTTGGACTATGA GATCAACGAGAATGATCTCTTTAAGCATGACTGGAGAAGCAGATCCAAAGTCCAAGTCTTGCAGTATATATTCTTGAAATGGATCCTCGCCTTCCTTGTTGGACTTTTAACTGGTATAATTGCCACGCTCATTAACCTTGCAGTTGAGAATATTGCTGGCTACAAGCTTCTCGCCGCAGTTAGTttcatagagaaagagag GTACCTCATGGGGTTCATCTATTTAGCTGGGGCCAATCTCCTACTGACCACTGTTGCTTCCGTTCTCTGCGTGTGTTTTGCACCCACTGCGGCCGGACCCGGTAtacctgaaatcaaagcttatCTAAACGGAGTGGACACTCCTAATATGTTTGGTGCTACAACAATGATTGTCAAGGTGGGTTGGCTTTTGCAAATTGAATGTTGTCTCAAGATAATTTCA ATAATCGGAAGCATTGGGGCTGTCTCTGCAGGCCTAGATCTTGGAAAAGAAGGACCTCTAGTGCACATTGGAAGCTGCATTGCTTCCTTACTAGGCCAAGGGGGACCTGACAATCACTGTATCAAATGGCGCTGGCTCCGCTACTTCAATAATGACCGTGACCGCCGGGATCTCATTACTTGTGGCGCTGCCTCTGGGGTATGTGCAGCTTTCCGAGCCCCTGTGGGTGGCGTACTGTTTGCTCTTGAAGAGGTGGCAACATGGTGGAGGAGTGCCCTTCTCTGGAGAACTTTCTTCAGCACAGCCATTGTGGTCATGGTGCTTAGAACTTTCATTGAAATATGCAATGCCGGGGGATGTGGGCTTTTTGGAAAAGGAGGGCTTATCATGTTCGATGTAAGCACTGTTACTGTGACGTACCATATGATGGATATCATCCCCGTAGTTGTAATTGGCATTATTGGTGGAGTTTTGGGAAGCCTGTACAACTTTTTTCTCCACAAGATCCTCAGACTATACAATCTCATAAATCA GAAGGGTAAAGTTCACAAGCTCCTCCTCAGTCTCAGTGTATCACTCTTTACCTCTGCATGCTTATATGGTCTCCCTTTCCTCGTCGAATGCACACCCTGTGATTCCTCTCTTGCAGAGTCTGTCTGCCCCACCAATGAAGGGTCTGGAAACTTCAAACAATTCAACTGCCCAGATGGCCACTACAATGACCTGGCTACTCTTCTCCTTGCCACTAATGATGATGCAGTTCGAAACATCTTCTCAACTACCACATCCACTGAATACCATCCTATCTCCCTCCTAATCTTCTTCGCACTTTATTGCATCTTAGGATTGTTTACCTTTGGAATTGCTGTGCCAACTGGACTGTTCCTCCCCATCATCCTTATGGGCTCAGCTTATGGCCGCATGCTTGGTATCGCCATGAAATCCTATACGAGCATTGACCAGGGGCTTTTTGCTGTTCTTGGTGCAGCTTCTCTAATGGCAGGATCAATGAGGATGACAGTTTCACTATGTGTCATATTTCTTGAGCTCACCAACAACCTCCTCTTACTACCCATAACAATGATTGTCCTCCTAATTGCTAAAACAGTAGGAGACAGCTTCAACCCAAGCATCTATGAGATTATACTGCATTTAAAAGGTTTGCCTTTCTTGGATGCACATCCAGAACCATGGATGAGGAATCTGACCGTAGGTGAGCTTGCTGATGCCAAGCTGCCAGTAGTCACCCTTCGTGGAATTGAAACAGTGGAACGTATTGTGGAGGTCCTGAGAAACACCACACACAATGGTTTCCCTGTTATAGATGATGGAGTGGTGCCACCAGTAGGATTGGCCGTTGGGGCAACAGAAGTACATGGACTAATCCTTCGAGCTCACCTTGTTCATGTGCTGAAGAAGAAATGGTtccaaagagagaaaagaagaacagAGGAGTGGGAAGTGAGAGAGAAATTTACCTGGGTTGAGTTGGCTGAGAGGGAAGGAAAGATCGAGGAGGTGGCCGTGACAAGTGAAGAAATGGAGATGTATGTAGATCTGCATCCCCTCACTAATACAACACCTTATACAGTGATGGAAAGCATGTCAGTGGCAAAAGCTATGGTGCTTTTCAGACAACTGGGACTCCGTCATTTGCTCATTGTGCCAAAGTATGAAGCAGCTGGG GTGCCTCCCGTTGTTGGGATCTTAACCAGGCAGGATTTAATAGCTTACAACATTTTGAATGCCTTTCCACATCTCACGAAACCCACAAGCAGAGAGAAGGGGAACTGA
- the LOC117620995 gene encoding chloride channel protein CLC-b isoform X2, which yields MEENSNQCAAESAAIPLNMEGESNDGEERDPESISLSQPLLRRNRTLSSSPLAIVGAKVSYIESLDYEINENDLFKHDWRSRSKVQVLQYIFLKWILAFLVGLLTGIIATLINLAVENIAGYKLLAAVSFIEKERYLMGFIYLAGANLLLTTVASVLCVCFAPTAAGPGIPEIKAYLNGVDTPNMFGATTMIVKIIGSIGAVSAGLDLGKEGPLVHIGSCIASLLGQGGPDNHCIKWRWLRYFNNDRDRRDLITCGAASGVCAAFRAPVGGVLFALEEVATWWRSALLWRTFFSTAIVVMVLRTFIEICNAGGCGLFGKGGLIMFDVSTVTVTYHMMDIIPVVVIGIIGGVLGSLYNFFLHKILRLYNLINQKGKVHKLLLSLSVSLFTSACLYGLPFLVECTPCDSSLAESVCPTNEGSGNFKQFNCPDGHYNDLATLLLATNDDAVRNIFSTTTSTEYHPISLLIFFALYCILGLFTFGIAVPTGLFLPIILMGSAYGRMLGIAMKSYTSIDQGLFAVLGAASLMAGSMRMTVSLCVIFLELTNNLLLLPITMIVLLIAKTVGDSFNPSIYEIILHLKGLPFLDAHPEPWMRNLTVGELADAKLPVVTLRGIETVERIVEVLRNTTHNGFPVIDDGVVPPVGLAVGATEVHGLILRAHLVHVLKKKWFQREKRRTEEWEVREKFTWVELAEREGKIEEVAVTSEEMEMYVDLHPLTNTTPYTVMESMSVAKAMVLFRQLGLRHLLIVPKYEAAGVPPVVGILTRQDLIAYNILNAFPHLTKPTSREKGN from the exons ATGGAGGAAAATTCAAACCAATGTGCAGCAGAATCAGCTGCAATTCCTCTCAACATGGAAGGAGAATCTAATGATGGGGAAGAAAGAGATCCAGAAAGCATTTCACTGAGCCAACCACTCCTCCGGAGAAACCGGACACTCTCTTCCAGTCCACTGGCTATAGTTGGAGCAAAAGTCTCCTACATAGAGAGCTTGGACTATGA GATCAACGAGAATGATCTCTTTAAGCATGACTGGAGAAGCAGATCCAAAGTCCAAGTCTTGCAGTATATATTCTTGAAATGGATCCTCGCCTTCCTTGTTGGACTTTTAACTGGTATAATTGCCACGCTCATTAACCTTGCAGTTGAGAATATTGCTGGCTACAAGCTTCTCGCCGCAGTTAGTttcatagagaaagagag GTACCTCATGGGGTTCATCTATTTAGCTGGGGCCAATCTCCTACTGACCACTGTTGCTTCCGTTCTCTGCGTGTGTTTTGCACCCACTGCGGCCGGACCCGGTAtacctgaaatcaaagcttatCTAAACGGAGTGGACACTCCTAATATGTTTGGTGCTACAACAATGATTGTCAAG ATAATCGGAAGCATTGGGGCTGTCTCTGCAGGCCTAGATCTTGGAAAAGAAGGACCTCTAGTGCACATTGGAAGCTGCATTGCTTCCTTACTAGGCCAAGGGGGACCTGACAATCACTGTATCAAATGGCGCTGGCTCCGCTACTTCAATAATGACCGTGACCGCCGGGATCTCATTACTTGTGGCGCTGCCTCTGGGGTATGTGCAGCTTTCCGAGCCCCTGTGGGTGGCGTACTGTTTGCTCTTGAAGAGGTGGCAACATGGTGGAGGAGTGCCCTTCTCTGGAGAACTTTCTTCAGCACAGCCATTGTGGTCATGGTGCTTAGAACTTTCATTGAAATATGCAATGCCGGGGGATGTGGGCTTTTTGGAAAAGGAGGGCTTATCATGTTCGATGTAAGCACTGTTACTGTGACGTACCATATGATGGATATCATCCCCGTAGTTGTAATTGGCATTATTGGTGGAGTTTTGGGAAGCCTGTACAACTTTTTTCTCCACAAGATCCTCAGACTATACAATCTCATAAATCA GAAGGGTAAAGTTCACAAGCTCCTCCTCAGTCTCAGTGTATCACTCTTTACCTCTGCATGCTTATATGGTCTCCCTTTCCTCGTCGAATGCACACCCTGTGATTCCTCTCTTGCAGAGTCTGTCTGCCCCACCAATGAAGGGTCTGGAAACTTCAAACAATTCAACTGCCCAGATGGCCACTACAATGACCTGGCTACTCTTCTCCTTGCCACTAATGATGATGCAGTTCGAAACATCTTCTCAACTACCACATCCACTGAATACCATCCTATCTCCCTCCTAATCTTCTTCGCACTTTATTGCATCTTAGGATTGTTTACCTTTGGAATTGCTGTGCCAACTGGACTGTTCCTCCCCATCATCCTTATGGGCTCAGCTTATGGCCGCATGCTTGGTATCGCCATGAAATCCTATACGAGCATTGACCAGGGGCTTTTTGCTGTTCTTGGTGCAGCTTCTCTAATGGCAGGATCAATGAGGATGACAGTTTCACTATGTGTCATATTTCTTGAGCTCACCAACAACCTCCTCTTACTACCCATAACAATGATTGTCCTCCTAATTGCTAAAACAGTAGGAGACAGCTTCAACCCAAGCATCTATGAGATTATACTGCATTTAAAAGGTTTGCCTTTCTTGGATGCACATCCAGAACCATGGATGAGGAATCTGACCGTAGGTGAGCTTGCTGATGCCAAGCTGCCAGTAGTCACCCTTCGTGGAATTGAAACAGTGGAACGTATTGTGGAGGTCCTGAGAAACACCACACACAATGGTTTCCCTGTTATAGATGATGGAGTGGTGCCACCAGTAGGATTGGCCGTTGGGGCAACAGAAGTACATGGACTAATCCTTCGAGCTCACCTTGTTCATGTGCTGAAGAAGAAATGGTtccaaagagagaaaagaagaacagAGGAGTGGGAAGTGAGAGAGAAATTTACCTGGGTTGAGTTGGCTGAGAGGGAAGGAAAGATCGAGGAGGTGGCCGTGACAAGTGAAGAAATGGAGATGTATGTAGATCTGCATCCCCTCACTAATACAACACCTTATACAGTGATGGAAAGCATGTCAGTGGCAAAAGCTATGGTGCTTTTCAGACAACTGGGACTCCGTCATTTGCTCATTGTGCCAAAGTATGAAGCAGCTGGG GTGCCTCCCGTTGTTGGGATCTTAACCAGGCAGGATTTAATAGCTTACAACATTTTGAATGCCTTTCCACATCTCACGAAACCCACAAGCAGAGAGAAGGGGAACTGA